A DNA window from Bacteroidales bacterium contains the following coding sequences:
- a CDS encoding GxxExxY protein — translation MEYLHKDLTDKIIKCFYEVYNELGYGFLEKVYENAMIIELQANRLICEKQKPIKVFYKEIGIGDYFADIIVNDKIIIELKAAEVLIQEHELQLINYLKATDKEIGLLLNFGKKPEIRRKIFTNDKKTICVNLV, via the coding sequence ATGGAATATTTACATAAAGATTTAACAGATAAAATAATAAAATGCTTTTATGAAGTTTACAATGAATTAGGATATGGTTTTTTAGAAAAAGTTTATGAAAATGCCATGATTATTGAATTGCAAGCCAATCGACTAATTTGCGAAAAACAAAAACCCATTAAAGTTTTTTACAAAGAAATTGGAATAGGTGATTATTTTGCCGATATTATTGTAAATGATAAAATAATTATAGAGTTGAAAGCTGCCGAAGTATTAATACAGGAACACGAATTGCAGCTTATAAATTATTTGAAAGCAACCGATAAAGAAATAGGATTACTTTTAAATTTCGGAAAAAAGCCTGAGATTCGCAGAAAAATATTTACTAATGATAAAAAAACAATCTGTGTAAATCTTGTTTAA
- a CDS encoding bifunctional ADP-heptose synthase, with protein sequence MQKQEITNIFNNFNSLNVLIIGDVMLDSYIWGDADRISPEAPVPVVMVEKRQERLGGAANVALNVKSLGANPIICSVIGNDNKGESLLNLFKESNISTKGIIKSDKRITTTKFRVIANNHQLIRVDEETDEEISSDEENTLFEKITSIIKENKIDVMIFQDYDKGVITKKLIEEVVELAVKSNIPTVVDPKKRNFNNYKNVILFKPNLKELREGLKLDIAQNNVDAIYKAIDILENNLKNEITLLTLSAQGVLISNKGKKQIIPAHIRDIIDVSGAGDTVVCVAALCIALKTNLSLLASLANLAGGIVCEHSGIVPVDKEKFLEEAIKL encoded by the coding sequence ATGCAAAAACAGGAAATAACAAATATTTTCAACAATTTCAATTCGCTTAATGTTTTAATCATTGGCGATGTGATGCTCGATTCATACATCTGGGGCGATGCCGACAGGATTTCTCCCGAAGCTCCCGTTCCTGTTGTTATGGTTGAAAAACGTCAGGAACGGCTTGGCGGTGCAGCTAATGTTGCCCTAAATGTAAAATCTCTCGGAGCAAATCCAATTATATGCTCAGTTATCGGCAACGACAACAAAGGCGAATCTTTACTTAATTTATTTAAAGAAAGTAATATTTCAACAAAAGGAATAATAAAAAGCGACAAACGAATAACAACAACAAAGTTCAGAGTTATTGCAAACAACCATCAGCTTATCAGAGTGGATGAGGAAACTGATGAGGAAATAAGCAGCGATGAAGAAAATACTTTGTTTGAAAAAATCACATCAATAATAAAAGAAAATAAAATTGATGTAATGATTTTTCAGGATTATGATAAAGGTGTGATTACAAAAAAACTGATTGAAGAAGTTGTTGAATTAGCAGTAAAATCAAATATTCCGACAGTTGTTGACCCGAAGAAAAGAAATTTTAATAATTATAAAAATGTTATTTTATTCAAACCGAATCTGAAAGAATTAAGAGAAGGATTGAAACTTGATATTGCTCAAAACAATGTTGATGCTATTTATAAAGCTATTGACATACTTGAAAATAATCTGAAAAACGAAATAACATTGCTAACGCTTTCTGCTCAAGGAGTTTTAATAAGCAATAAAGGCAAGAAACAAATTATTCCGGCTCACATTCGCGATATTATTGATGTTTCGGGTGCAGGAGATACTGTTGTTTGTGTTGCTGCATTGTGTATTGCATTAAAAACCAATTTGAGTTTACTGGCATCTCTTGCAAATCTGGCAGGCGGAATTGTTTGCGAACATAGCGGTATTGTGCCGGTTGATAAAGAAAAATTTCTTGAGGAAGCAATTAAACTTTAA